One Desulfovibrio fairfieldensis genomic window carries:
- the thrS gene encoding threonine--tRNA ligase, translating to MDVRVEGQMVDVPAGAEVAAALQKALSGKKFKAVVAARAVVDGQSVLLDLSAPLPEGCGELTPVYADSPEGLQLIRHSTAHVMAAAVKRLFPTAKVTIGPSIDNGFYYDFDVERPFSSEDFPAIEAEMQKIAAAREPFSREALSKADAVARFKAMGETYKVELIEGIEADTVSLYTCGDFTDLCRGPHVPHTGFAKASKLMSVAGAYWRGDEKNPMLSRIYGTAFADEKALAAYLKQLEEAKRRDHRKLGRELSLFAFQEDVAPGMVFWLPKGMLVRAILEDFWRKEHLKRGYDMVQGPQLLRVETWQRSGHYDHYRENMYFTRIEDDAYGIKPMNCIAHMLIYKNELRSYRDLPQRYFELGVVHRHEKSGVLHGLLRVRQFTQDDAHILCAPEQLEGEILGVIHLIRDLMHLFGFQYKVAVSTRPESSIGTDEAWELATNALIQAVEKAGLPYEINAGDGAFYGPKIDVRLLDCIGREWQCSTIQVDFTLPERFDLTYVGQDGERHRPVMVHRAIMGSLERFIGVLIEQYAGALPAWLAPEQARLLTVTEAGDATVERMRGELQALGIRVTADTRNEKLGFKVREAQVAKVPYILVVGEKEVQADGVNVRLRSGENLGLKSIADVAALIRADAEEPFKQGGMRYSFA from the coding sequence ATGGATGTCCGTGTGGAAGGGCAAATGGTGGACGTTCCCGCCGGGGCCGAGGTTGCGGCGGCGCTGCAAAAGGCTTTGAGCGGCAAGAAATTCAAGGCCGTGGTGGCCGCTCGCGCCGTCGTCGACGGCCAAAGCGTGCTGCTGGATCTTTCCGCGCCGCTGCCCGAGGGGTGCGGCGAACTCACGCCCGTTTATGCCGACTCGCCCGAAGGTCTGCAACTGATCCGCCATTCCACGGCCCATGTCATGGCCGCTGCGGTCAAGCGCCTGTTTCCCACGGCCAAGGTGACCATCGGGCCGTCCATCGACAACGGCTTTTATTACGATTTCGATGTGGAGCGCCCTTTCTCCAGCGAGGATTTTCCGGCCATTGAGGCCGAGATGCAGAAAATCGCCGCGGCGCGAGAGCCTTTCAGCCGCGAAGCACTCTCCAAGGCCGACGCCGTGGCGCGCTTCAAGGCCATGGGCGAAACCTACAAGGTGGAGCTTATTGAAGGCATTGAGGCGGACACTGTTTCCCTCTATACCTGCGGCGACTTCACGGATCTCTGCCGTGGCCCGCATGTGCCGCATACGGGTTTTGCCAAGGCTTCCAAGCTGATGTCCGTGGCCGGCGCCTACTGGCGCGGGGATGAAAAAAATCCCATGTTGTCGCGTATCTACGGTACTGCCTTTGCCGACGAGAAGGCCCTGGCCGCCTATCTCAAGCAGTTGGAGGAAGCCAAGCGCCGCGACCACCGCAAGCTGGGCCGCGAGCTGAGCCTGTTCGCCTTCCAGGAGGACGTGGCTCCGGGTATGGTGTTCTGGCTGCCCAAGGGCATGCTGGTGCGCGCCATTCTGGAAGATTTCTGGCGCAAGGAGCACCTCAAGCGCGGCTACGACATGGTGCAGGGGCCGCAGCTGCTGCGCGTGGAGACCTGGCAGCGTTCCGGCCACTACGATCACTACCGTGAAAACATGTATTTCACCCGGATCGAGGACGACGCTTACGGCATCAAGCCCATGAACTGCATCGCGCACATGCTCATCTACAAGAACGAGCTGCGCAGCTACCGCGATCTGCCCCAGCGCTATTTCGAACTGGGCGTGGTGCACCGCCACGAAAAGAGCGGCGTGCTGCACGGCCTGCTGCGCGTGCGCCAGTTCACCCAGGACGACGCGCACATCCTTTGCGCGCCCGAGCAGCTGGAAGGCGAGATTCTGGGCGTCATCCATCTGATCCGCGACCTGATGCACCTCTTCGGTTTCCAGTACAAGGTGGCCGTGTCCACCCGGCCCGAGAGCAGCATCGGCACGGACGAGGCCTGGGAATTGGCGACCAACGCCCTGATCCAGGCCGTGGAAAAAGCCGGGCTGCCCTATGAGATCAATGCCGGAGACGGCGCGTTCTACGGTCCCAAGATCGACGTGCGCCTGCTGGACTGCATCGGCCGCGAATGGCAGTGTTCCACCATTCAGGTGGACTTCACTCTGCCCGAGCGTTTCGACCTGACCTATGTGGGCCAGGACGGCGAGCGCCACCGCCCGGTCATGGTTCACCGGGCCATCATGGGCTCGCTGGAGCGCTTCATCGGCGTGCTTATCGAGCAGTATGCCGGTGCCCTGCCCGCCTGGCTCGCGCCGGAGCAGGCCCGCCTGCTCACAGTCACCGAAGCCGGGGACGCCACAGTGGAACGCATGCGCGGGGAACTGCAGGCCTTGGGCATCCGGGTGACGGCGGACACGCGCAATGAAAAACTCGGTTTTAAGGTGCGCGAGGCCCAGGTGGCCAAAGTG